A single region of the Aquarana catesbeiana isolate 2022-GZ linkage group LG07, ASM4218655v1, whole genome shotgun sequence genome encodes:
- the PTGS2 gene encoding prostaglandin G/H synthase 2 produces the protein MHSSPTATIMTLLGIFLCSLLASSIAANPCCSNPCQNRGVCMTVGFDRYECDCTRTGYYGENCTTPEFLTWLRVTLKPSPNTVHYILTHFKGVWNIINNISFLQNAIMRYVLTSRSHLIDSPPTYNSYYAYKNWEAYSNISYYTRSLPPVEEDCPTPMGVKGKKELPSVKEVVEKLLLRRKFIPDPQGTNVMFAFFAQHFTHQFFKTDVKRGAAFTKGLGHGVDLSHIYGESLDRQHKLRLKKNGKLKFQIIDGEMYPPTVNDTGVEMLYPPHVPEHLQFAVGQEVFGLVPGLMMYATIWLREHNRVCDILMQEHPEWDDERIYQTAKLILIGETIKIVIEDYVQHLSGYHFKLKFDPELLFNQRFQYQNRIAAEFNTLYHWHPLLPDTFQINGQEYNYQQFLYNNSVMLEHGVSHMVESFTKQQAGRVAGGRNFPAAISRVAMASIQQSREMRYQSLNEYRKRFTLKPFKSFEELTGEKELSAELEELYGDIDAVEFYTGLLVEQPRPGAIFGETMVEIGAPFSLKGLMGNPICSPEYWKPSTFGGRVGFDIVNSASLQKLICNNVKDCPFTSFNILRSKNAELARINTSSNSALDDVNPTVLLKEHTSEL, from the exons CAAATCCATGCTGCTCTAACCCATGTCAGAACAGAGGGGTTTGCATGACTGTTGGCTTTGACCGCTATGAGTGTGATTGCACAAGGACAGGATACTATGGGGAAAACTGTACCACAC CTGAATTTTTAACATGGCTGAGAGTTACCCTAAAGCCTTCACCCAATACCGTGCACTACATCTTAACTCACTTCAAAGGCGTTTGGAATATAATCAATAATATCTCCTTTCTACAAAATGCAATCATGCGTTATGTATTAACAT CACGCTCCCATCTGATTGACAGCCCCCCTACTTACAACAGCTATTATGCCTACAAAAACTGGGAAGCATATTCCAATATTTCATACTACACTCGATCACTGCCACCAGTGGAAGAAGATTGCCCAACTCCAATGGGTGTGAAAG GAAAGAAAGAACTGCCAAGTGTAAAAGAGGTTGTAGAGAAATTGTTACTTAGAAGAAAGTTCATTCCTGACCCGCAAGGAACTAATGTGATGTTTGCATTCTTTGCTCAACACTTTACACACCAATTCTTTAAGACTGATGTCAAAAGAGGAGCTGCCTTTACTAAAGGACTTGGGCATGGG GTTGATTTAAGTCACATCTATGGGGAATCTTTGGACAGACAGCACAAATTACGTCTAAAAAAGAATGGAAAATTAAAATTCCAG ATTATTGATGGTGAGATGTACCCTCCAACAGTGAATGACACAGGAGTTGAAATGCTTTACCCCCCACATGTGCCAGAACATCTTCAGTTTGCAGTTGGACAGGAGGTTTTTGGACTTGTACCAGGATTGATGATGTATGCTACCATATGGCTAAGGGAACACAACCGCGTCTGTGATATACTGATGCAGGAGCATCCCGAGTGGGACGATGAACGTATTTACCAGACTGCAAAACTTATTTTGATTG GTGAAACCATCAAAATTgtcattgaagattatgtgcagcACCTGAGTGGTTATCATTTTAAACTGAAATTTGACCCAGAGTTGTTGTTTAACCAGAGATTTCAGTACCAGAATCGAATTGCTGCTGAGTTCAACACACTTTATCATTGGCACCCTCTTTTGCCAGACACATTCCAAATAAATGGCCAAGAGTACAACTATCAACAGTTTCTGTATAACAATAGTGTGATGTTGGAACATGGAGTATCCCACATGGTTGAATCATTTACCAAACAGCAGGCAGGAAGG GTGGCTGGAGGAAGAAATTTCCCTGCAGCAATTTCCAGAGTAGCCATGGCTTCCATACAACAAAGCCGAGAGATGAGATACCAGTCACTCAATGAATACAGAAAGCGATTTACTCTAAAGCCTTTCAAATCCTTTGAAGAGCTGACAG GAGAAAAAGAATTGTCTGCAGAACTTGAAGAACTCTATGGAGACATTGATGCTGTAGAATTCTACACAGGCCTTTTGGTAGAACAACCCCGTCCTGGGGCCATTTTCGGAGAGACCATGGTTGAAATTGGTGCTCCATTTTCATTGAAAGGCCTTATGGGTAACCCAATTTGCTCTCCTGAATACTGGAAACCTAGTACATTTGGTGGAAGGGTGGGCTTTGATATCGTAAATAGTGCCTCTTTGCAAAAACTCATCTGCAACAATgttaaagactgtccctttacttCGTTTAATATATTAAGAAGCAAGAATGCTGAATTAGCAAGAATTAACACAAGTTCTAACTCTGCACTGGATGATGTTAACCCAACTGTACTACTGAAAGAACACACCTCAGAGCTGTAA